In the genome of Metabacillus litoralis, the window TCCTTACTAAAAACATTTTGTGAATTAACATTTACCTTTAGTTGAACTCCCTTAGAGACCTCAACATTGTAGGAGGATGTATTCTGTGTGAATGTATATTGTTTTTTACCGTCGGCATCTGTGGTAAAGCCATTATCCCCTATTGGTGCAGTTAGAGTTTTTTCACCATTAAAAATATATCTACCTGCAACCTGAGTATTAGCTACACCAATTAAATCTTCTTTCAGCTGACCAATCTCAACGCCAATAGCATTTAAATCTTCTGGGCTGTTTGATCCATTCTTACCCTGTACCACTAATTCTCTTATTCTTTGAGTAATTTCTGTTACTTGCTCAATTCCTGCTTCAGAATTCTCCAACCATGTATAAGCTTCAGATAAGTTCCTCTGATACTGTTCATTCTCCGTAAGATTGGTACGATAAAACATACCTTTAATTGCCACAACGGGATCATCAGACGGACGATTTATTTTCTTTCCTGTCGCTAGCTGATCCTGATATTTTCCAAGGTTCGCATAACTCTTACTCAAATTTCTTAATGAATTATTTGCTAGCATACTTTGTGTTACACGCATACACTTTCACCTACCTATCTTCCTGATATCCCCATGCCATTTATGATTTTATCTAGTATTTCATCCTGCAATGTAATCATTCTTGCAGATGCATTATAAGCATGCTGAAATTGAATCATATTCGTCATTTCTTCATCTAGAGAAACAGCACTTACTGACTGCCTTCTCTCTTCTACAGAGTCTTTTAAAACAGTACTATTCGTTGTAAGTCTTTCTGCTTCCTGAGCATTTACTGCCATTCCACCAATAATTCCTTCATAAAAGTTCTGAAGAGTTGTATTGGTTGTTCCGATAGTAAGGATCCCATTTTTAACATTTGATAATTGAACGGCATTTTTACCATTACCTATTTCAGGTAAAGTTTTACCGTCATAATAGGCTGCAGCGATGTTGTTTGTAGAATCTTGAATTTCTTTTGATATTTGAATTAAGCTAGCTGCTCCTTTTGAGTTATTACCAAAAGCCACGCCTCCAAGAGTGAAGAAGTTAATCTTACTATTGGTTGTATTAGGAGCTTTAGTATCAGAATCAAAGTCATTTAATGTCCATCCTTCACTATGAACAGCATTAAATGCCGTTCCAAACGTATACGCCATTGTATCCAAATCATTCAACATCTGCGGATACAGCCCATATTCAACAACACTACCATCACTCAACGTTTCAGAATATCCATATGAATCTATTAATCCACTAACCTTACCAGCACTGTTAAAGTCCATAATGCTAATTGATTTGGAGCCAATTTTCACACCTTCAACAAGTCCATCGGAAATATTTCCATTATCATCAGTGATTTTTTTAAAGGTAACACTTAATTCATTTACTCGCTGGCTTTTTGCATCTACTAAGGTTCCTAGTATCTTGCCGTTGTCATCGACGATTTCAACGGTTGCTGTTCCTTCTGATATCTTCAGAGCATTTCCGCCTGAAGGATTGTAGGATACTTTAATATTAGCTAGCGATGATAATTTATCTAAAAGTCGATCACGTTCATCATATAAATCATTCGGTAGATAACCGTTTGGTTCTATCTCTGAGATTTGTTTATTAATATTATTTAATTGGTTAGCAATTGAGTTCACTTCTTTTACTGATACATCTAGTTCATTTTTCAGGTCACCTTGTACAGATTTTAAAGATGTAGCTAAATAACTAAACGTATCTGCAACAGCATTACCTCGCTCACGTACAACAGATCGGGCACCTGCATTCGTTGGGTCAAGAGCTAAATCTTGAAGAGACTGCCAAAATTGGTCAAGTGAATTAGCTAAACCAGTATCTGATGGTTCATTCATTATTTCTTCCATCTTTTGAAGGGCATTTGCTCTAGAATCCCAGTACCCTAGTTTATTATTTTCCGAGCGATATTGAATATCTAAAAAGCTCTCTCTTACACGTTGGACACTATCAACTTCAACACCTGTCCCCATTTGCCCAGGGATTTGCGGCCGGTTGATTCCTAGTGATGGATAAGCTTCTGTTGCTTTTAAGTTTACACGCTGGCGTGTATAACCCTCTGTATTCGCATTCGCAATATTATTACCCGTCGTATGAAGTGCACTCTGCTGCGCAAACATCCCACGCTTAGCCGTTTCTAACCCCATAAAAGTTGAACGCATTTAGTCCCCTCCTAACATTAAGCTTTCGAATCAAAGATGGATCGACGCTGTTTCTCTGTTGTTTTGTTTGTTGGTTTATCGTAATTAATATCAGTTTCCTGCGGCATGATCATATCAAGTGTCATAGATGTAAGCTGTAACGCTTGTTTTGTTAGTTCTCTGTTCAGCTGATTTCTGTCTTTAAGTTGATTCATAGTCTTAGTGAATTCTTTTAAAATAACTTGTAGCTTTTCTTTTTCAGCCCCGGTTGCTTTTACGATGCATGCCGAAAGAGTAGCTTCTTCGTTATTACCTAAGAATTCAGCAGCAACTCTGATTCGTTCATCTTCCACTTGTTTAATAGCCTGAACATACATCTGCTCTTTTTTAAGTAATTCTTTTAGTTCTTCTACAGAATCATGCTTTAATATTTCTGTTTTTTGAAGG includes:
- the flgL gene encoding flagellar hook-associated protein FlgL, encoding MRVTQSMLANNSLRNLSKSYANLGKYQDQLATGKKINRPSDDPVVAIKGMFYRTNLTENEQYQRNLSEAYTWLENSEAGIEQVTEITQRIRELVVQGKNGSNSPEDLNAIGVEIGQLKEDLIGVANTQVAGRYIFNGEKTLTAPIGDNGFTTDADGKKQYTFTQNTSSYNVEVSKGVQLKVNVNSQNVFSKDLFNVLEELESNLTDGVGILENGDQILEKLDMHIQTITSERAELGARYNRLELVDSRLSDQEVIANRILSDNEDADIERVITDLTIQESIHRAALSAGSKIIQPTLIDFLR
- the flgK gene encoding flagellar hook-associated protein FlgK, giving the protein MRSTFMGLETAKRGMFAQQSALHTTGNNIANANTEGYTRQRVNLKATEAYPSLGINRPQIPGQMGTGVEVDSVQRVRESFLDIQYRSENNKLGYWDSRANALQKMEEIMNEPSDTGLANSLDQFWQSLQDLALDPTNAGARSVVRERGNAVADTFSYLATSLKSVQGDLKNELDVSVKEVNSIANQLNNINKQISEIEPNGYLPNDLYDERDRLLDKLSSLANIKVSYNPSGGNALKISEGTATVEIVDDNGKILGTLVDAKSQRVNELSVTFKKITDDNGNISDGLVEGVKIGSKSISIMDFNSAGKVSGLIDSYGYSETLSDGSVVEYGLYPQMLNDLDTMAYTFGTAFNAVHSEGWTLNDFDSDTKAPNTTNSKINFFTLGGVAFGNNSKGAASLIQISKEIQDSTNNIAAAYYDGKTLPEIGNGKNAVQLSNVKNGILTIGTTNTTLQNFYEGIIGGMAVNAQEAERLTTNSTVLKDSVEERRQSVSAVSLDEEMTNMIQFQHAYNASARMITLQDEILDKIINGMGISGR
- a CDS encoding flagellar protein FlgN yields the protein MAAEQLIQTLEKLLKLHQNLYEVTLQKTEILKHDSVEELKELLKKEQMYVQAIKQVEDERIRVAAEFLGNNEEATLSACIVKATGAEKEKLQVILKEFTKTMNQLKDRNQLNRELTKQALQLTSMTLDMIMPQETDINYDKPTNKTTEKQRRSIFDSKA